In Cucurbita pepo subsp. pepo cultivar mu-cu-16 chromosome LG04, ASM280686v2, whole genome shotgun sequence, the following are encoded in one genomic region:
- the LOC111792366 gene encoding uncharacterized protein LOC111792366 isoform X1 yields the protein MDAPPPPAATATTVAATAAANFAATAIQHNYQDSIESSPRSNNADSWDDPLPPVPGAKLRLMCSYGGHIIPRPHDKSLCYVGGDTRIVVVDRHSSLSDLCMRLSRTLLNGRPFTLKYQLPHEDLDSLISIATDEDLENMIEEYDRITMSSPLKPLRIRLFIFFTKPETVASMGSLLDDAKHETWFVDALNSSAGMIPRGLSDSATMECMVNLDAVRGSDSCNDLENQGHDSLGHIDKQVEKNSNSAHDVQSIPDSPAVENDSSFGSSSSVPSMSNLPPIRVRVEEAEVRVQDPKVGLEEQFGQMHFGVPPIPTALAAAAAVSLAAVSNHENSNRVFNDDERAEQGGPVAFRKPPLPLQTLQNRTVVSPAVSGGFSLPSPDSVASDSSITSANSQSKPMYFQDQIVRDSSVPAIPIAESDGFMTSQQVQIQQLHDPAYVLTSQLDQKQPQQPQQFVHSTTHYIHHQYPTAAGHVPVPSYYHPVYTQTPSQQQLHHPIDQQYPVYLMPITQNQPTYNMPVQSSPAETPMAAPNRQASASPTIVASPVAYNDSNNQQPFYPQKTVPAAMPEMAASMYRTAVTTTPPPLLQVSHNQFQQPYMGLSQMNYPPQSIAIAPAPSGAANYGFDYTNAPSGAANYGFDYTNAPAQNIPATPMSSQYQTMTHAAAAAALSDASRQLPSDGSQQQQTRNS from the exons ATGGATGCACCGCCACCACCTGCCGCCACTGCGACTACGGTTGCGGCGACCGCCGCTGCTAACTTTGCAGCGACCGCCATTCAGCACAACTATCAGGATTCCATAGAATCCTCACCCCGTTCCAACAACGCCGACTCTTGGGACGACCCTCTCCCGCCAGTGCCAGGCGCCAAACTTCGCCTTATGTGCAGCTATGGCGGCCACATTATCCCTCGTCCTCATGATAAGTCACTCTGCTACGTCGGGGGTGATACACGTATTGTCGTCGTCGACCGCCATTCCTCTCTTTCCGACCTCTGCATGCGCCTCTCACGAACACTCCTTAATGGCCGCCCATTCACCCTCAAGTACCAGCTTCCTCACGAAGATCTCGATTCCTTAATTTCCATAGCGACGGATGAAGATCTCGAGAACATGATTGAGGAATACGACCGAATCACCATGTCTTCGCCGTTGAAACCTCTGCGAATCCGTCTGTTTATCTTCTTCACGAAGCCTGAAACTGTGGCTTCTATGGGTTCGTTGCTCGACGATGCCAAACACGAGACGTGGTTCGTCGATGCACTAAATAGCTCGGCCGGGATGATTCCGAGAGGGCTTTCCGATTCGGCTACGATGGAGTGTATGGTGAATCTCGACGCGGTTCGTGGGAGTGATTCGTGTAATGATTTGGAAAATCAAGGTCATGATTCTCTAGGGCATATTGACAAACAGGTCGAGAAGAATAGTAATTCGGCACACGATGTGCAATCGATTCCTGATTCTCCCGCGGTGGAAAATGATTCTTCGTTTGGTTCGTCTTCATCGGTGCCGTCGATGTCCAACTTGCCGCCGATACGTGTGCGTGTGGAGGAGGCGGAGGTCAGAGTTCAAGATCCCAAGGTGGGATTAGAAGAGCAATTTGGGCAGATGCATTTTGGTGTACCTCCAATCCCTACTGCGTTGGCTGCTGCCGCGGCTGTTTCATTGGCTGCTGTTTCTAATCACGAAAATTCCAATCGGGTCTTTAACGACGACGAGAGAGCGGAGCAGGGAGGTCCGGTGGCGTTCCGGAAGCCTCCATTGCCATTGCAAACCTTGCAAAACAGGACTGTTGTTAGTCCTGCTGTTAGCGGTGGTTTTAGTCTACCGTCGCCGGATTCTGTTGCCAG CGACAGTAGCATAACATCTGCAAATTCTCAGTCCAAACCCATGTATTTCCAAGACCAAATTGTAAGAGACAGCTCAGTCCCAGCCATTCCCATCGCAGAAAGCGATGGTTTCATGACAAGTCAACAAGTACAAATTCAACAGCTCCATGACCCTGCCTATGTATTAACCTCACAATTAGATCAGAAGCAGCCACAACAACCACAACAATTCGTCCACAGCACCACCCATTACATCCATCACCAATACCCTACAGCCGCGGGGCATGTCCCCGTTCCATCGTATTATCATCCTGTTTACACGCAAACACCATCTCAACAGCAACTCCATCATCCTATTGATCAGCAATATCCAGTCTATTTAATGCCCATTACGCAAAATCAACCAACCTACAATATGCCTGTTCAATCTAGTCCTGCTGAGACTCCAATGGCTGCACCCAACCGGCAAGCATCAGCTAGTCCTACCATTGTCGCTTCTCCAGTTGCTTACAATGATAGTAATAATCAACAGCCCTTCTATCCTCAGAAGACAGTTCCAGCAGCTATGCCAGAAATGGCTGCAAGCATGTATAGGACTGCAGTAACCACGACGCCTCCTCCTTTATTACAGGTTTCTCACAATCAGTTCCAGCAACCATACATGGGTCTTTCCCAAATGAACTATCCACCTCAGTCTATAGCCATTGCTCCCGCACCCTCCGGCGCTGCTAATTATGGTTTCGACTACACTAACGCACCCTCCGGCGCTGCTAATTATGGTTTCGACTACACTAACGCTCCAGCGCAGAATATCCCGGCTACCCCAATGTCTTCTCAGTACCAAACTATGACTCATGCAGCCGCGGCAGCAGCTCTATCAGATGCGTCTAGACAGCTTCCTTCAGATGGCTCACAGCAGCAGCAGACCAGGAACTCGTAG
- the LOC111792366 gene encoding uncharacterized protein LOC111792366 isoform X2 translates to MDAPPPPAATATTVAATAAANFAATAIQHNYQDSIESSPRSNNADSWDDPLPPVPGAKLRLMCSYGGHIIPRPHDKSLCYVGGDTRIVVVDRHSSLSDLCMRLSRTLLNGRPFTLKYQLPHEDLDSLISIATDEDLENMIEEYDRITMSSPLKPLRIRLFIFFTKPETVASMGSLLDDAKHETWFVDALNSSAGMIPRGLSDSATMECMVNLDAVRGSDSCNDLENQGHDSLGHIDKQVEKNSNSAHDVQSIPDSPAVENDSSFGSSSSVPSMSNLPPIRVRVEEAEVRVQDPKVGLEEQFGQMHFGVPPIPTALAAAAAVSLAAVSNHENSNRVFNDDERAEQGGPVAFRKPPLPLQTLQNRTVVSPAVSGGFSLPSPDSVASDSSITSANSQSKPMYFQDQIVRDSSVPAIPIAESDGFMTSQQVQIQQLHDPAYVLTSQLDQKQPQQPQQFVHSTTHYIHHQYPTAAGHVPVPSYYHPVYTQTPSQQQLHHPIDQQYPVYLMPITQNQPTYNMPVQSSPAETPMAAPNRQASASPTIVASPVAYNDSNNQQPFYPQKTVPAAMPEMAASMYRTAVTTTPPPLLQVSHNQFQQPYMGLSQMNYPPQSIAIAPAPSGAANYGFDYTNAPAQNIPATPMSSQYQTMTHAAAAAALSDASRQLPSDGSQQQQTRNS, encoded by the exons ATGGATGCACCGCCACCACCTGCCGCCACTGCGACTACGGTTGCGGCGACCGCCGCTGCTAACTTTGCAGCGACCGCCATTCAGCACAACTATCAGGATTCCATAGAATCCTCACCCCGTTCCAACAACGCCGACTCTTGGGACGACCCTCTCCCGCCAGTGCCAGGCGCCAAACTTCGCCTTATGTGCAGCTATGGCGGCCACATTATCCCTCGTCCTCATGATAAGTCACTCTGCTACGTCGGGGGTGATACACGTATTGTCGTCGTCGACCGCCATTCCTCTCTTTCCGACCTCTGCATGCGCCTCTCACGAACACTCCTTAATGGCCGCCCATTCACCCTCAAGTACCAGCTTCCTCACGAAGATCTCGATTCCTTAATTTCCATAGCGACGGATGAAGATCTCGAGAACATGATTGAGGAATACGACCGAATCACCATGTCTTCGCCGTTGAAACCTCTGCGAATCCGTCTGTTTATCTTCTTCACGAAGCCTGAAACTGTGGCTTCTATGGGTTCGTTGCTCGACGATGCCAAACACGAGACGTGGTTCGTCGATGCACTAAATAGCTCGGCCGGGATGATTCCGAGAGGGCTTTCCGATTCGGCTACGATGGAGTGTATGGTGAATCTCGACGCGGTTCGTGGGAGTGATTCGTGTAATGATTTGGAAAATCAAGGTCATGATTCTCTAGGGCATATTGACAAACAGGTCGAGAAGAATAGTAATTCGGCACACGATGTGCAATCGATTCCTGATTCTCCCGCGGTGGAAAATGATTCTTCGTTTGGTTCGTCTTCATCGGTGCCGTCGATGTCCAACTTGCCGCCGATACGTGTGCGTGTGGAGGAGGCGGAGGTCAGAGTTCAAGATCCCAAGGTGGGATTAGAAGAGCAATTTGGGCAGATGCATTTTGGTGTACCTCCAATCCCTACTGCGTTGGCTGCTGCCGCGGCTGTTTCATTGGCTGCTGTTTCTAATCACGAAAATTCCAATCGGGTCTTTAACGACGACGAGAGAGCGGAGCAGGGAGGTCCGGTGGCGTTCCGGAAGCCTCCATTGCCATTGCAAACCTTGCAAAACAGGACTGTTGTTAGTCCTGCTGTTAGCGGTGGTTTTAGTCTACCGTCGCCGGATTCTGTTGCCAG CGACAGTAGCATAACATCTGCAAATTCTCAGTCCAAACCCATGTATTTCCAAGACCAAATTGTAAGAGACAGCTCAGTCCCAGCCATTCCCATCGCAGAAAGCGATGGTTTCATGACAAGTCAACAAGTACAAATTCAACAGCTCCATGACCCTGCCTATGTATTAACCTCACAATTAGATCAGAAGCAGCCACAACAACCACAACAATTCGTCCACAGCACCACCCATTACATCCATCACCAATACCCTACAGCCGCGGGGCATGTCCCCGTTCCATCGTATTATCATCCTGTTTACACGCAAACACCATCTCAACAGCAACTCCATCATCCTATTGATCAGCAATATCCAGTCTATTTAATGCCCATTACGCAAAATCAACCAACCTACAATATGCCTGTTCAATCTAGTCCTGCTGAGACTCCAATGGCTGCACCCAACCGGCAAGCATCAGCTAGTCCTACCATTGTCGCTTCTCCAGTTGCTTACAATGATAGTAATAATCAACAGCCCTTCTATCCTCAGAAGACAGTTCCAGCAGCTATGCCAGAAATGGCTGCAAGCATGTATAGGACTGCAGTAACCACGACGCCTCCTCCTTTATTACAGGTTTCTCACAATCAGTTCCAGCAACCATACATGGGTCTTTCCCAAATGAACTATCCACCTCAGTCTATAGCCATTGCTCCCGCACCCTCCGGCGCTGCTAATTATG GTTTCGACTACACTAACGCTCCAGCGCAGAATATCCCGGCTACCCCAATGTCTTCTCAGTACCAAACTATGACTCATGCAGCCGCGGCAGCAGCTCTATCAGATGCGTCTAGACAGCTTCCTTCAGATGGCTCACAGCAGCAGCAGACCAGGAACTCGTAG